From Halotia branconii CENA392, the proteins below share one genomic window:
- a CDS encoding O-antigen ligase family protein — MLSFIWSLSPVFTLKDLREVLQMTMFALYFAMRFSFKEQVKLIAWTFTIGILLSLFFALVIPSVGIHGADHPGAWKGIYDYKNTFGSMMVLSSLAFFLLPAEKPIYHLYKWTGFGASLVMMVLSTSKSSLIISLFLIFMVWAYRNFQWQGKLSIVYVNIAVLVIGCIATVGLTEWVSIVTGLGKDPTLTGRTIIWDVALTKLQESPLLGFGRGAFWAPGSKYAIATGRAVAVGFIPPHAHNGFIDLALDVGLIGLLLFLINFAITYFRALNKAYAAKNPEDAWPLAFLMFLAMNNMTESYLLRLSNIYWVLYITIALSLSQRSKASNSN, encoded by the coding sequence TTGCTGTCATTTATCTGGTCATTATCTCCAGTATTCACACTTAAAGATTTGCGTGAAGTTTTGCAAATGACCATGTTTGCTTTATATTTTGCCATGCGATTTAGCTTTAAAGAGCAGGTAAAACTAATTGCATGGACATTTACTATAGGAATTTTACTGAGTTTATTTTTTGCCCTCGTAATACCTTCTGTTGGTATACATGGAGCAGATCACCCAGGAGCATGGAAAGGAATCTACGATTATAAAAATACCTTTGGCAGCATGATGGTTTTAAGCTCATTAGCATTTTTTCTGCTGCCCGCCGAAAAACCAATATACCACTTATATAAGTGGACAGGTTTTGGTGCATCGCTAGTGATGATGGTGCTTTCAACTTCCAAGTCTTCTTTGATAATTTCTTTGTTTTTGATATTTATGGTGTGGGCATATCGTAATTTTCAGTGGCAAGGGAAACTTAGCATCGTTTATGTAAATATTGCAGTTTTGGTCATTGGATGTATTGCTACAGTAGGTCTAACAGAATGGGTGTCTATTGTAACTGGTTTAGGGAAAGACCCAACTTTAACTGGACGGACAATTATTTGGGATGTAGCGTTAACTAAACTCCAAGAAAGCCCATTGCTAGGTTTTGGACGTGGTGCGTTTTGGGCTCCAGGAAGTAAGTATGCGATCGCAACTGGTAGAGCAGTAGCAGTTGGTTTTATACCACCTCACGCCCACAATGGTTTCATTGATTTAGCTTTAGATGTGGGCTTGATCGGTTTACTGTTATTTCTAATTAATTTTGCTATCACGTATTTTCGAGCTTTGAACAAGGCTTACGCAGCTAAAAACCCAGAGGATGCTTGGCCTTTAGCCTTTCTGATGTTTTTAGCAATGAATAACATGACGGAGAGTTATCTGCTACGTTTATCTAATATTTATTGGGTTTTATATATAACAATTGCTTTATCTCTAAGCCAAAGAAGTAAAGCTAGCAACTCTAATTAA